In Nocardioides conyzicola, one genomic interval encodes:
- a CDS encoding PucR family transcriptional regulator codes for MPVTVRQALDLPVLAAGDPVVLGGDAGLDADIRWVHVSEVRGIGALLVGHELVLTTGLGMAASPEAAADFVDQLVTVGAAGLVVELSSAYPQVPDLALRRARAAGLPVVVLNRKVRFVEVTEQVHRAIVAEQYDDLRFAGEVHQTFTELGLARAPMARLVEAAADLVGTSVVLEDLSRRVLVAAARGEPVDRLLVDWERRSRLTPYLRESGSGGPERWLTTPVGIQGGAWGRLVQPGGRRGARATQVLERAAQAVELGRMIDRDETSIQLRVHGGFLLDLLDGRVGSEQVAAARLRALGVPLSESYVGAVARMRSEAPVERLVSALGEVPGLVGVLDAVHVGLLVPAATDLDEVARTLTAAEPDAVLAAGPSVGGVLAAAPSLRSARAVADVAVTLRPYAGCVRQADIRLPGLLMSLREDARLQEFAEAELGRLLEHEARHGSGLVELLRQFLAVGGNKTELARVAHRNRTSLYPALRRLEDLVGHPLDDPASRLSLGVALLAYDQGREL; via the coding sequence ATGCCGGTCACCGTCCGCCAGGCGCTCGACCTCCCCGTGCTCGCCGCGGGCGACCCGGTCGTGCTCGGTGGTGACGCCGGGCTGGACGCCGACATCCGGTGGGTGCACGTCTCGGAGGTCCGCGGCATCGGCGCGCTCCTGGTCGGCCACGAGCTCGTCCTGACGACCGGCCTCGGCATGGCCGCGTCCCCGGAGGCGGCCGCCGACTTCGTCGACCAGCTGGTCACGGTCGGGGCGGCGGGGCTGGTGGTCGAGCTGAGCTCGGCGTACCCCCAGGTCCCCGACCTCGCCCTGCGCCGGGCCCGCGCCGCCGGGCTGCCGGTGGTCGTGCTCAACCGCAAGGTGCGCTTCGTCGAGGTGACCGAGCAGGTGCACCGCGCGATCGTGGCGGAGCAGTACGACGACCTGCGCTTCGCGGGCGAGGTGCACCAGACCTTCACTGAGCTGGGGTTGGCCCGCGCGCCGATGGCGCGGCTGGTCGAGGCGGCGGCCGACCTGGTCGGCACGTCGGTGGTGCTCGAGGACCTGTCCCGGCGGGTGCTGGTCGCGGCCGCGCGGGGCGAGCCGGTCGACCGCCTCCTGGTCGACTGGGAGCGGCGGTCCCGGCTCACGCCGTACCTCCGGGAGAGCGGAAGCGGCGGGCCCGAGCGCTGGCTGACCACGCCGGTCGGCATCCAGGGCGGCGCGTGGGGCCGCCTGGTGCAGCCGGGCGGCCGGCGGGGGGCGCGGGCCACGCAGGTGCTCGAGCGCGCTGCCCAGGCCGTGGAGCTCGGCCGGATGATCGACCGCGACGAGACCTCGATCCAGCTGCGGGTGCACGGCGGCTTCCTGCTCGACCTGCTCGACGGTCGCGTCGGCAGCGAGCAGGTGGCGGCAGCCCGGCTGCGCGCCCTCGGCGTACCCCTGTCGGAGTCGTACGTCGGCGCCGTCGCCCGGATGCGGTCCGAGGCGCCGGTCGAGCGGCTGGTGTCCGCGCTCGGCGAGGTGCCGGGACTGGTGGGGGTGCTGGACGCGGTGCACGTCGGCCTGCTGGTCCCCGCCGCGACCGACCTGGACGAGGTCGCCCGCACGCTGACGGCCGCCGAGCCGGACGCGGTGCTGGCCGCAGGCCCGTCGGTCGGCGGCGTGCTCGCCGCCGCGCCCTCTCTGCGTTCGGCGCGGGCGGTGGCGGACGTCGCGGTGACGCTGCGGCCGTACGCCGGGTGCGTGCGCCAGGCCGACATCCGCCTGCCGGGGCTGCTGATGTCACTGCGGGAGGACGCGCGGCTCCAGGAGTTCGCCGAGGCGGAGCTCGGGCGGCTGCTCGAGCACGAGGCGCGGCACGGGTCGGGCCTCGTGGAGCTGCTCCGGCAGTTCCTCGCCGTCGGCGGCAACAAGACCGAGCTGGCCCGGGTCGCCCACCGCAACCGCACCTCCCTCTACCCGGCGCTGCGCCGGCTCGAGGACCTGGTCGGTCATCCGCTCGACGACCCCGCCTCGAGGCTCTCCCTCGGCGTCGCGCTGCTCGCGTACGACCAGGGCCGGGAGCTCTGA